Within Leptospira dzoumogneensis, the genomic segment AAAATACGGAGTGGAAAATCCGTGAACTAAAACTATAAGATTTCCTTTTTCAGGTCCGGACAATTCATAATGAGTCCAACCTACAGGAAGTTCCGCAAACTGTCCGGAAGCTTCGGAGCGGATCGATTCGTTTAATTCGATTTTTTCTCTAGAACGTACGAATGGAAGAGAGGTAAGTACGATGAGTACGATTACCGCCAGGCCGAGTAGATATTTCTTTTTCATTCTTTGTCTAAAAGAATTTTACGGAAAAATAAAAAGCCTTCGTCCAGAGGATCGCCTATCCCTCTTTTTTTCAACATTCCGGTCATATCCAAAACGATGATCCCGTACATCCAGGAATACATTGTTCTTGCGAGAGAAGGATAATCTTCTTCTTTGATCTTGAATTCTCCCGATCTAACGCCCGCTCGGATGGTTTCCAAAAATACTCGGTAACTGGTTGGAAGTTTAGGGAACGCTTTTCTGTGCATATGACCATGAACAGTGTTGAACATTACCTTATGAAGCTCTTGGTTATTCCCTGAAAAATCATAATAAGCCCTTGCGATCAGGGTCAATTTTTCGTAAGAGTTTTTTCCGTTCAGTCTGGAAGCTCTCAGAGTTTCGGTTAACTGAGCTTCTCCCTGGGAAATGATAATTTTGATGATATCTTGCTGGCTTTTGAAGTGAGAATAAGGACTTGCAACGCTGCAATCCAGCTTCTCGGCGATCCTTCTCATGGAAAGCCCATC encodes:
- a CDS encoding TetR/AcrR family transcriptional regulator, translating into MTAVAAPRPRRRTRNSLNKESIVQAALDILNEEGIDGLSMRRIAEKLDCSVASPYSHFKSQQDIIKIIISQGEAQLTETLRASRLNGKNSYEKLTLIARAYYDFSGNNQELHKVMFNTVHGHMHRKAFPKLPTSYRVFLETIRAGVRSGEFKIKEEDYPSLARTMYSWMYGIIVLDMTGMLKKRGIGDPLDEGFLFFRKILLDKE